The segment AACTCCAAAACCATGAATCGCCGGGTCCGCAGGAAGCTGGAGACCACGGCGGAATTGTCCATCATCTCCCTGGTGGACATTCTGACCATCCTCCTGGTTTTCCTGATCAAGAACGTCTCCATGGAAGCGCAGAAGTATACAATGCCCAACAACATGACCTTTCCGGTCACCATGCAAAAGCACGACCTGCTGGAGAACAAAGGCACCACCGTGATCCAGGTTTACACGGACAAGATCCTGGTGGGCGAGGAAGGTTTGTATTTTGGCTCGCTGGAGGAGTTTGCGGCGGATGACGTCAAACGCGACGAGATCCTTCGCTACCTGCAAGTCACAGCCCAGGAAATCATCAGGGACACGGATGAGACCGGACGCCCCAAAACCCCTGCGGCCTTGTTGATCCAAGCCGACAGATCCATACCCTGCTGGTACATCACTGAATTGGTCAAACTCGGTACCAGCTCGTATCACGAATACATTTATTTTGCCACTCTCCTGGAATCAGATTGGCTTCAGCGAAGTAGATCAGCGTCCAGCGGGTAAAGGAGGTATGATGGCAAATAAAATTCTCAACCTGAAACTGAGCTACCGGGGAAAACAGCTGGATACCATCAAACAAGGCTCGGACTTTGTCAAGAAATGGTATATCGGCAGGGATAAACGCATCTTCTGGCACGTGCTGGATGACTCGAACACCTTCCCGCCCAAGCATCAGTTGCTGGTAAAACGCGGCAGTGACTATTACCTCCAGCTACCCGCAGGATCAAGTATCAGCTGCAGCAAAGACAACAACCCCGTGGATGCGGCATTCCTGCAGCAAAACGGCATCCTGCAGGGAACGCAACTCAAACTGCGCAACGATATGGGCGGCACCGTCCAACTGCACCCGGACTACGCCGTGGAGTTTGGATACACGGATCAGGTCTTGCCAGTTCTGGGC is part of the Candidatus Syntrophosphaera sp. genome and harbors:
- a CDS encoding biopolymer transporter ExbD, producing MSHLMNSKTMNRRVRRKLETTAELSIISLVDILTILLVFLIKNVSMEAQKYTMPNNMTFPVTMQKHDLLENKGTTVIQVYTDKILVGEEGLYFGSLEEFAADDVKRDEILRYLQVTAQEIIRDTDETGRPKTPAALLIQADRSIPCWYITELVKLGTSSYHEYIYFATLLESDWLQRSRSASSG